A stretch of Hemicordylus capensis ecotype Gifberg chromosome 9, rHemCap1.1.pri, whole genome shotgun sequence DNA encodes these proteins:
- the CNEP1R1 gene encoding nuclear envelope phosphatase-regulatory subunit 1 isoform X3, translating to MVLLLCRKLGGDVGGKEEEQQRLGYVLGDARSWLRVVTPSPLEMNSLEQAEDLKAFERRLTEYIACLQPATGRWRIILIVVSVCTATGAWNWLIDPETQKVSFFTSLWNHPFFTISCITLIGLFFAGIHKRVVAPSIIAARCRTVLAEYNMSCDDTGKLILKPRLHVQ from the exons ATGGTTTTGTTGTTATGCAGGAAGTTGGGGGGCGACGTCGgtggaaaggaggaggaacagcAAAGGCTTGGCTATGTACTTGGGGACGCCCGTAGCTGGTTGAGAGTTGTGACTCCCTCCCCTCTCGAGATGAACTCCCTGGAGCAGGCGGAAG ATCTCAAGGCTTTTGAGAGAAGGCTTACAGAATACATAGCCTGTTTGCAACCAGCTACAGGACGTTGGAGAA TAATTCTTATAGTGGTATCAGTCTGTACAGCAACTGGTGCCTGGAACTGGCTAATAGATCCAGAAACACAGAAG GTATCCTTTTTCACATCTTTATGGAACCATCCATTCTTCACAATTAGCTGTATTACTCTGATAGGCTTATTTTTTGCTGGAATACATAAAAGAGTGGTGGCGCCCTCAAT AATAGCGGCCCGATGTCGAACGGTCTTGGCTGAATACAACATGTCTTGTGATGAT ACTGGAAAGCTCATATTAAAGCCTCGGCTTCACGTCCAATGA